One segment of Niabella beijingensis DNA contains the following:
- the nadA gene encoding quinolinate synthase NadA produces MDVQIPEAAKNDLDLKGFLDVEVDPQLDLFAEIEKLKKEKNAVILAHYYQEPDIQDIADYIGDSLGLAQEAQKTNADMIVFAGVHFMAETAKILNPAKKVVIPDFKAGCSLSDSCPPPLFQKFKEQHPDHVVVSYINCSAGIKALSDVIVTSSNARIIVESFPKDQKIIFAPDKNLGAYINKVTGRNMLLWNGACMVHEIFSLEKITRLKHQHPEAKLIAHPECEEPLLRMADYIGSTTGLLKYTREDSAREYIVATETGILHQMEKASPDKTFIPAPPDNSCACNDCPHMKRNTLEKVYLCMKYEMPDIIMDESLRLAAKKPIDRMLEISAAAGL; encoded by the coding sequence ATGGACGTTCAAATTCCTGAAGCGGCAAAAAATGATCTGGATCTGAAAGGGTTCCTGGATGTGGAAGTAGATCCGCAACTGGATCTCTTTGCAGAGATTGAAAAATTGAAAAAAGAGAAAAACGCCGTAATCCTGGCGCACTACTACCAGGAGCCGGACATTCAGGACATAGCGGATTACATCGGTGACAGCCTCGGACTGGCGCAGGAGGCCCAGAAGACGAACGCAGACATGATCGTTTTTGCCGGCGTGCACTTCATGGCGGAGACCGCCAAGATACTGAACCCGGCAAAGAAAGTCGTGATCCCGGATTTCAAAGCCGGATGTTCACTCAGCGACAGCTGCCCGCCCCCTTTGTTCCAGAAATTTAAGGAACAGCACCCGGATCATGTGGTGGTAAGCTATATCAACTGCAGCGCCGGCATCAAGGCGCTCAGCGATGTGATCGTTACCAGCAGCAATGCACGGATCATTGTAGAAAGTTTCCCAAAAGACCAGAAGATCATTTTTGCACCCGACAAGAACCTGGGCGCGTATATCAACAAAGTGACCGGCAGGAACATGTTGTTGTGGAATGGTGCCTGCATGGTACATGAAATATTCAGTCTTGAAAAAATAACACGATTGAAACATCAGCATCCGGAGGCAAAGCTGATCGCACATCCGGAATGCGAAGAACCACTGCTGCGGATGGCGGACTATATCGGCTCTACAACGGGATTGCTGAAGTACACCCGGGAGGACAGTGCCAGGGAATATATTGTTGCTACTGAAACCGGTATCCTCCATCAGATGGAAAAGGCAAGTCCGGATAAGACCTTTATACCTGCCCCGCCGGACAACAGCTGTGCCTGTAATGACTGTCCGCACATGAAACGGAATACGCTTGAAAAAGTATATCTCTGTATGAAGTATGAA
- a CDS encoding NUDIX hydrolase gives MAAKYSNQSRYTVAVDCIVFGYDGNHLKILLVKRAFAPLKGKWSLMGGFISKNESADEAASRILVSLTGLTDVYQEQFYTFTDPDRDTQERTVSIAYFSLIDIKKYRESLSDAYQAEWFSIKDFPDLIFDHKEMVKMAKKRLQYKATSHAILFELLPDKFTLPLLQSLFEDVYETSFDKGNFSRKMLSTGLLLKQRDKDKTGSKKGAYFYKLDRKNYQQHLHKILKLVPNPNNVL, from the coding sequence ATGGCAGCAAAATACAGTAATCAGTCGCGTTATACCGTAGCCGTGGATTGCATCGTGTTTGGATACGATGGAAACCATCTGAAGATATTGCTGGTGAAACGTGCCTTTGCCCCGCTAAAGGGAAAGTGGAGTCTGATGGGAGGCTTTATTTCAAAAAATGAAAGTGCCGATGAGGCTGCAAGCCGTATCCTCGTGTCATTGACCGGTCTTACAGATGTTTACCAGGAGCAGTTCTATACGTTTACCGACCCGGACAGGGATACACAGGAGCGTACCGTTTCGATTGCTTATTTTTCACTGATCGATATAAAAAAATACAGGGAATCGCTGAGCGATGCCTACCAGGCTGAATGGTTTTCGATAAAGGATTTCCCGGATCTTATTTTTGACCATAAGGAGATGGTGAAGATGGCAAAAAAAAGATTGCAATATAAAGCGACTTCCCATGCCATCCTGTTTGAGCTGCTGCCCGACAAATTTACCCTGCCGCTTTTACAAAGCCTTTTTGAAGATGTGTATGAGACCAGCTTTGATAAAGGAAACTTCAGCCGTAAAATGCTCTCCACTGGACTGCTTCTGAAACAGCGCGACAAGGATAAAACCGGGTCTAAAAAAGGCGCTTATTTTTACAAGCTGGACCGTAAGAACTATCAGCAACATTTGCATAAGATCCTGAAGCTGGTTCCGAATCCCAATAATGTATTATAG
- a CDS encoding sensor histidine kinase, whose protein sequence is MQNNLFKKLGQHLSGLYGFLAGDAGGTTLEVRIFNTICLLGIIICAYNIPFNFYVGLDFTAWVFSGLTLLLFLLYYLSRFRQQYRYSITLISVLFIGLFVWNYFYSDGIRGASLLSYTLLFFLLMIIAPKKQYLLWFLLVTGATWGNMLYELYHPASVKQTYTDLKAIIIDHGSTVTINLVVLFAGLYYLKEAYYRERRKTAASTKVLKEMDQQKTKLFSVLSHDLRSPLHSISAYLEMVQSDTLSKEERLETERLLSTAVHHTQELLNNMLSWSKDQLRKTAPELHRQTIASVIQPTLVLFEPEAQRKKIRFTRNIDPSVTALINASMLQIIVRNLMGNAIKFTHPGGHIIITITGDEAHALIMIKDTGRGIKKELRQQLFSLNTGSTYGTLNEKGVGLGLYLCKEYTLAQNGRIWFETEEEKGTTFFVQLPV, encoded by the coding sequence ATGCAAAACAACCTGTTTAAAAAACTTGGGCAACATTTGTCGGGTCTTTATGGTTTTCTGGCGGGAGATGCCGGCGGCACTACACTTGAGGTCCGTATATTTAATACCATCTGCCTCCTTGGAATTATCATCTGTGCCTACAATATTCCGTTCAATTTTTATGTAGGACTGGATTTTACCGCCTGGGTTTTTTCAGGGTTAACCCTATTGCTGTTCCTGCTGTACTATCTTTCCCGGTTCCGGCAACAATACCGCTACAGCATCACCCTTATCTCGGTTCTTTTCATCGGGTTGTTTGTATGGAATTATTTTTACAGTGATGGGATCAGAGGCGCCAGCCTGCTTTCCTATACCTTGTTATTTTTCCTGCTGATGATTATTGCTCCAAAAAAACAGTATCTTCTCTGGTTCCTGCTGGTAACTGGTGCCACCTGGGGAAATATGCTGTATGAACTGTATCATCCTGCTTCGGTAAAACAGACCTATACAGATCTTAAGGCCATCATTATCGATCATGGATCAACGGTGACCATCAACCTGGTGGTGCTGTTTGCGGGATTGTATTATCTGAAAGAAGCGTACTACCGGGAGCGGAGAAAAACCGCCGCCAGCACGAAGGTGCTGAAGGAAATGGACCAGCAAAAAACCAAGCTCTTTTCTGTTTTATCACATGATCTCCGTTCGCCGCTGCATTCGATTTCGGCTTACCTGGAAATGGTTCAATCAGACACACTTTCGAAAGAAGAGCGCCTGGAAACAGAACGGCTGCTTTCCACCGCGGTGCATCATACACAGGAACTGCTTAATAATATGCTTTCCTGGTCGAAGGATCAACTGCGTAAAACGGCGCCGGAACTGCACCGTCAGACTATTGCTTCGGTCATTCAGCCCACATTGGTTTTATTTGAGCCCGAAGCGCAACGAAAAAAAATAAGATTTACCAGGAACATTGATCCCTCGGTTACCGCACTGATCAACGCGTCTATGCTGCAGATCATTGTTCGTAATCTTATGGGCAATGCCATAAAGTTTACCCATCCCGGTGGTCATATCATTATTACCATAACAGGCGATGAAGCGCACGCACTGATTATGATAAAAGATACCGGGCGGGGAATAAAAAAGGAACTGCGACAACAGCTCTTTTCGCTGAATACCGGTTCTACTTATGGCACGCTTAATGAAAAGGGTGTTGGATTGGGCTTATATCTTTGTAAAGAATATACCCTGGCTCAGAACGGAAGGATCTGGTTTGAGACCGAAGAAGAAAAGGGAACTACATTTTTTGTACAACTGCCGGTATAG
- a CDS encoding S46 family peptidase has translation MKKWMVLLIGILTIGFAKADEGMWLPQFLENLNEKRMQQLGMKLTAKDIYSINKGSLKDAIVSFGGFCTGEVVSEKGLVLTNHHCGFESIQKHSTLDKNYIRDGFWARNQTEELPNAGLYVTFIVRIDDVSAQVLKGVEPGMMENERQSRIDRNINELKKTTVLGDFENGFVSPFFDGNKYYLFITETFNDVRLVGAPPSSIGNFGQDSDNWMWPRHTGDFSVFRIYAGRNNKPAAYSPDNVPYIPKKALTISLKGMKQDDFTMIFGFPGRTTEYLPSEAVQQIVSVNDPAKIMVRDQALAVMKRYMRADEGLKIKYASKYAGIANAWKKWQGEVLGLTRTGGVQKKLDYEAAFTQRLNADNNLKNRYGTVLQDLNSAYKDIKPFGLTRDYYLETISKIELFVIINRLRTLKAATGKPNYEKEYAAARDKLTELYKNLSPTVDRDIFAALLPVYIEKQDPAFIAPVAKQQFEQYGKNYQQWAAALYGNSVFLDSAKVMEAIKTDPSALYALFDTDPAAQLVSGMAALYDTGITPKLNELQARINGLQRSYMQAQMEVLTDKKFYPDANSTLRVGFGKVDGYYPADGIKYDYYTYLYGVMEKYVPGDYEFDVPEKLRQLYRKKDYGRYGTNGKMPVCFIASNHTTGGNSGSPALDAHGNLVGINFDRVWEGTMSDVNYDASICRNIMVDIRYVLFIIDKYAGAGHLISEMKLTGGSGR, from the coding sequence ATGAAAAAATGGATGGTTCTGCTTATCGGGATCTTAACAATCGGATTTGCAAAGGCTGATGAGGGTATGTGGTTACCACAATTCCTTGAAAATCTCAATGAAAAACGCATGCAGCAGCTGGGGATGAAGCTGACTGCAAAAGATATCTATTCCATAAATAAAGGCAGCCTGAAAGATGCGATCGTAAGTTTCGGGGGGTTCTGTACCGGCGAGGTGGTTTCGGAAAAGGGACTGGTACTTACCAATCATCACTGTGGATTTGAATCCATACAGAAACATTCCACGCTTGACAAAAATTATATAAGAGATGGATTCTGGGCGCGTAACCAGACGGAGGAACTGCCCAATGCGGGTTTGTATGTAACCTTTATAGTAAGGATCGATGATGTATCCGCGCAGGTATTAAAAGGTGTAGAGCCCGGTATGATGGAAAATGAGCGGCAGAGCAGGATCGACCGGAATATTAATGAATTAAAGAAAACCACAGTGTTGGGCGATTTTGAAAACGGGTTTGTAAGTCCGTTTTTTGACGGCAATAAATATTACCTGTTTATAACAGAAACTTTTAATGATGTACGCCTGGTGGGCGCACCACCTTCCAGTATCGGCAATTTCGGGCAGGACTCGGATAACTGGATGTGGCCCCGGCATACAGGCGATTTCAGCGTGTTCCGGATCTATGCCGGAAGAAATAATAAACCCGCCGCCTATTCACCGGATAATGTACCCTATATTCCCAAAAAAGCGCTTACCATTTCACTCAAGGGAATGAAACAGGATGATTTTACCATGATCTTCGGTTTTCCGGGACGTACTACTGAATATCTTCCCAGCGAGGCCGTGCAGCAGATCGTATCCGTAAATGATCCGGCAAAGATAATGGTACGGGACCAGGCACTGGCTGTTATGAAGCGCTATATGCGTGCTGATGAAGGATTGAAAATAAAATACGCTTCAAAATATGCTGGTATTGCCAATGCATGGAAGAAATGGCAGGGTGAGGTACTGGGCCTTACCCGGACCGGAGGCGTACAAAAAAAGCTGGATTATGAAGCGGCCTTTACCCAACGGCTGAATGCAGATAATAATTTAAAAAACCGGTACGGAACTGTTCTTCAGGATCTGAACAGTGCTTATAAGGACATAAAGCCTTTCGGACTTACAAGAGATTATTATCTTGAAACGATCAGTAAGATCGAATTATTTGTTATCATAAACCGGTTGCGTACGCTGAAAGCTGCCACGGGTAAACCTAATTACGAAAAAGAATATGCTGCAGCCCGGGATAAGCTCACTGAACTGTATAAAAATCTCAGCCCCACAGTGGACCGGGATATTTTTGCCGCGTTATTGCCCGTTTACATAGAAAAACAGGATCCGGCCTTTATTGCACCTGTGGCAAAACAGCAGTTTGAACAATATGGAAAAAATTACCAGCAATGGGCCGCTGCCCTGTATGGTAATAGTGTTTTTCTGGATTCAGCAAAAGTAATGGAAGCGATAAAAACGGACCCATCCGCTCTTTACGCTCTTTTTGATACCGACCCGGCAGCACAGCTGGTTTCCGGTATGGCAGCATTGTATGACACCGGGATCACACCAAAGCTCAATGAACTGCAGGCACGTATCAACGGGCTGCAGCGCAGCTATATGCAGGCTCAGATGGAAGTACTGACCGATAAAAAATTTTACCCGGATGCCAACAGCACCCTGCGGGTGGGTTTTGGAAAAGTTGACGGGTATTATCCCGCAGATGGTATAAAATATGATTATTATACGTATCTGTATGGCGTTATGGAAAAATATGTACCGGGGGATTATGAATTTGATGTGCCGGAAAAACTGCGGCAATTGTACCGCAAAAAGGATTATGGCCGTTATGGCACAAATGGAAAAATGCCGGTATGCTTTATTGCATCCAATCATACCACAGGAGGAAACAGCGGCAGTCCTGCGCTGGATGCCCATGGCAACCTGGTAGGGATCAATTTCGACCGGGTATGGGAAGGCACCATGAGTGATGTGAATTATGATGCATCCATCTGCCGCAACATCATGGTAGACATCCGTTATGTGTTATTTATTATTGATAAATATGCCGGAGCCGGTCATCTGATCAGCGAAATGAAATTAACCGGCGGTTCCGGAAGATAA